In one Penaeus chinensis breed Huanghai No. 1 chromosome 33, ASM1920278v2, whole genome shotgun sequence genomic region, the following are encoded:
- the LOC125043248 gene encoding uncharacterized protein LOC125043248 — protein MYSVAAFKLLILAFVVVTDVSCAVWGESSLHSLTCTMEERISHPTDCTKYVDCIRVDGKLFPREGECHKSAFDPVTRKCVSSKRMTCEPPRRQERALFEDNAFSSMCSEGKDGFFCADCKTLINCVDRRAYKLSCIDGDMCINKENFGGGVCYPKEPAECTCQEPNTFKEDFYNKRKFFYCNDTSSDPVFYECDEGSEFDAAESQCKNKNGLPQCHRSGIFGDTNNCTQYYACISTKNGWVQKAFNCNQSNLMYNELTGSCEDPCTWQVGSFTCTKEGRYPDPKDCQRYFECVADKSGLKQVRRSCPDDYSWDPTARGGVGHCVKASTNTNCTLATQNKCIIPHGMCASAAVAPVATPAPEPTSTSPPIVSGDSNAAPTTTEPATTTALPKEQARRLRRPNRRLSN, from the exons ATGTATTCCGTAGCTGCATTCAAGCTCCTAATCTTGGCCTTCGTTGTT GTGACAGATGTGTCCTGCGCAGTGTGGGGAGAGAG TTCGTTGCACAGCCTGACATGCACGATGGAAGAGCGAATTAGCCATCCCACCGACTGCACAAAGTACGTCGACTGCATTCGTGTCGACGGCAAACTCTTCCCCCGCGAAGGTGAATGTCATAAATCTGCCTTCGATCCTGTTACCAGGAAATGCGTTAGTTCTAAG AGAATGACTTGTGAGCCGCCACGCCGACAAGAGCGTGCTTTATTTGAGGATAACGCCTTCAGCTCCATGTGCTCTGAGGGCAAGGATGGATTCTTTTGCGCTGACTGCAAGACGCTCATCAACTGCGTGGACAGACGCGCATACAAACTGTCCTGCATCGACGGTGACATGTGCATCAACAAGGAGAACTTCGGAGGCGGGGTCTGTTACCCGAAGGAGCCTGCTGAGTGCACCTGCCAAGAGCCAAACACTTTCAAAGAAGACTTTTATAACAAGCGGAAGTTCTTCTACTGTAACGATACCTCTTCAGATCCTGTATTCTATGAGTGCGACGAAGGGAGTGAATTTGACGCCGCAGAGTCTCAGTGCAAGAATAAGAACGGCTTGCCTCAATGTCATCGATCAGGTATCTTCGGTGATACAAACAACTGCACGCAATATTACGCTTGTATCTCAACCAAAAATGGGTGGGTGCAAAAGGCTTTCAACTGCAACCAAAGTAACCTGATGTACAATGAGCTGACAGGTTCCTGTGAGGACCCTTGCACCTGGCAGGTAGGATCGTTTACTTGCACTAAAGAAGGACGTTACCCCGACCCAAAAGACTGTCAGCGGTACTTCGAGTGCGTGGCAGACAAGAGCGGACTCAAGCAGGTTCGAAGGAGCTGCCCCGATGATTACAGCTGGGACCCGACGGCCAGAGGAGGCGTCGGGCACTGCGTTAAGGCGAGCACAAACACCAACTGCACTCTGGCCACCCAAAACAAGTGCATCATTCCACACGGTATGTGCGCTTCAGCTGCAGTTGCGCCTGTGGCCACTCCTGCACCAGAACCTACGTCTACTTCCCCACCGATTGTATCAGGAGACTCAAATGCCGCGCCAACAACCACAGAGCCCGCGACAACCACAGCGCTTCCGAAAGAACAGGCACGTCGTCTTCGCCGTCCGAACCGCCGCTTGAGCAATTGA
- the LOC125043395 gene encoding uncharacterized protein LOC125043395, producing MVTQLISGITYGIQAVTLPGSPTAIPVPLPVLSANTRLYLEFTCQNELIGRTVLKLVDFGRLGREFDLLVTGRLGYGYKGSRVYACCRNEWCLMGDLIYDAPALPERPLQDWDCRSAIPSQSPDSGTSEGEADDGGVFVPRKLHRGYRGLTECEKSTLSDTVGSVVLVGSDLDMSTGAWTLGPQFKICLSESLIQSGRVVAQVEAGMDVVARLSQMSLKGDFAPSERITITNCGSC from the exons ATGGTGACCCAGCTCATCTCCGGCATCACGTACGGCATTCAGGCTGTGACCTTGCCAGGCAGCCCGACCGCCATTCCTGTCCCGCTTCCCGTCCTTTCTGCCAACACCAGACTTTACCTGGAGTTCACGTGCCAAAATGAGCTCATCGGGAGGACAGTTTTAAAG ctggtaGATTTCGGCAGGCTAGGACGCGAGTTCGACCTCCTGGTGACGGGCCGACTCGGGTATGGCTACAAGGGGTCGAGAGTGTACGCCTGCTGTAGGAACGAGTGGTGTTTGATGGGGGACTTAATCTACGATGCCCCCGCGCTACCCGAGCGGCCGCTGCAGGACTGGGACTGCAGGAGTGCCATCCCGTCCCAGTCTCCAGACTCGGGGACTTCCGAAGGAGAGGCAGACGACGGCGGGGTGTTCGTCCCGCGCAAATTACATCGAGGCTACAGAGGGCTGACTGAGTGCGAG AAATCGACCCTCAGCGACACCGTGGGATCTGTAGTCTTAGTGGGGTCGGACCTGGACATGAGCACCGGCGCCTGGACCCTCGGACCGCAGTTCAAGATCTGCCTCAGCGAGTCACTCATACA GTCAGGGCGCGTGGTGGCGCAGGTGGAGGCGGGGATGGACGTGGTCGCGAGGCTCTCTCAGATGAGTCTTAAAGGAGACTTCGCTCCGTCGGAGAGGATTACCATCACCAACTGCGGCTCCTGCTGA